One Echeneis naucrates chromosome 16, fEcheNa1.1, whole genome shotgun sequence genomic window, TTGCACCATGATGTTACAGCACATCGTCTTAAATTCACACAGGGTCCCAAATGAGCTGCCTCTGATGGTATTGTTTTTGTCCACTCCCTGAAATGGCATGTTGGAGTGAGGACAGAGCTCCAACACTGGGCTGTGAAGGCTCTAATTTTTCCAGCTGCCTTGGTTCCAGGGGCTTTATGTCTCCTTTGTATCTAGCCAGAGTTGGACCCTCCAGCTGGGCAGAACGGTATGTATCGGAGCCACGAGGAGGAAGACACGCTGATGCCGAAGGGAAGGTCGTAGACTTCTCCACTCTCCAGTGTGTTGGTGGAGTCTTCCTCGTGTGATTTGTTCCAGGCGAGGATGCCTCTCTCCTGCTTTGATCCTGTTGGATGCAATGTGTTGGACCACATCAGTAGGCTGCAGCTTAGTGAAGGAATGAAATCGCAGACTCTGTTTTCAAGTTAGCTTCTGACTCACTTGCTTGTTTTTCATGaagttaaccctaaccctgactaCACCCGTTCCCATCTTTATATTGCACAACATATTAAAACAAGTGTTGGACATCTGATGGAAATTCATGAATTTTACTGAAGTTCTGCACTAATGTATTTTAACGTTTGTACTCCATTATATTAAGTCACTTTACAGATTCAGTTTAAGAGGATCAGTTAAGTAAGAATTATCAGTGGTTTAAGTGAAGCAATGAAATTGGCCCCACCTTCGTCCACTGCAACATTAAGTATTGTGTAACAATATGATCAATCTGAAATCAACTGTTTAGTTATAATTAGATAGATTAGatatagaattaaaaaaaaaaaacattcaacataGCAATACCAATAAAGCAAATAGACTTGCCTGGAATGGTGTTGTCCAGTACAAAGCCAAAGAAACCCCCTACAAACATACCGGTTGTCAGGAGGACCTGCAGCATTTGGTCAAGTTCTACAACTCCTGAATTCAACGCAATGCAAACAGTTAGACCTTTGTTCCAATAATCAAGTGACAGTGTTGTGCGTCTTCTGATAAGCACAGATAACATAGTTAAACTTTATCCATGCACCTGTAGCGATAGCGTTGGGGTTCTTTAATATCCAGTTCGGAATAACCAGACCAGAGAACATGGAGAAGCCAAAAATAAGGATGTTTCGAGAGGAATTCATATCTGCATactggaagaaagagagaaaagacatgAGAAAAGTTGAATTGTTCTCTGAAACGTTTAAGGTTTTGTTGGTTGTACCTGCAAATTAGAGACTCCAGCAGCGGTGATGACTCCAAACATAACCATAAACATCCCTCCTATCACAGGAGACGGGATTGTAGTGAATACAGCGCCCACTTTACCAAACATCCCCATGACGATCATCAACACTCCACTTGCTACTATCACCATACGACTGCCAAcctgcaagagagagagagaaattcatTCAGTCAACACTGACAAGGTGcaaagctgctgttttgctCAGTGAAAGAACTAAAGTGACTATGCAGCAACAGAAATGTTCAGTTTACCTTTGTAATACCAAGAGCACCAACATTCTCGCTGTATGAAGTGGTACCGTTGCCCGTACCCCAGGCGCCGGCCAGCAGACATCCTATACCTTCAATACCAATGCCCCTGTTGATGGCATGTTTAGGAGGAGGTGGGGCTCCAGATAGCCTGGCACAAGCATGGTAGTCCCCGACAGACTCTATCATGGAGGAAATCACACCAGCAAAGATGCCCACCACTCCTGCCAGGCTCACGGTCGGAGAACCCCACTGACCTAAGTTTAAGAGAACAGAGGATCTCGTACTATATTCATGACTTCTGATATTGTTTTTTTCTACTTTGTCTTATTACTGAAAGGTCAGTTCAGGTAAGGGTAACTTACCTGGGTATGGGAAATTGAGCCAGGGAGCTTGCCCAACAACATCTCCCTTCAAATCAGTTCGAGCCAGATAACCATACTGCTCTGGATCAGCAGGTAGAACATCACAGATTGTCAAAATATAACAGATAAGCCAAGATAAAGTGATTCCAAGCAAAATCTGTGACCGAAAGAAAAATCGTCAATTTGTCTCATTTTCTAACGATGGGATCTGcacaaagacaagacaaaatgGATAAATCATTTTGTACTTGTACTTAAACTTGCATACATACTGAGAGAATCTGAAAGACGTAGACGCAGGAGGTGTGCCAGCGTTTATCTCTGTTGTACATAGGAAAGGGAACGGGGACTTGACGAAGGTACTGCGAGAACAGGATGATCAGTGCTGTGGTCCTGTGGTGGGGGAGAAGTATAGTATGACTACACTACTGTTTAGCTAAAGCTGGAGCAGTGCAAATCAGGTTGTTTGGCAAGAACTTTTAAGAGGCTTCTGTGACCTGCCAAAAGAGAACCTTTACACAGATTTCAAGTCTATTAGTATTTCTGAAACCCTGAATGTACTTAAAGTAGAGGAGAAAGCAGTTTTAACATAACCCATAAAACATGTTCGGTTTATGAAAGTCTTCTGACTGCTCCATAAAACAGACAAGTGTCATATTAGATGTAACATAATCAGaattatggaaaaaaaacaagttattttAAACTTTATAAGGCCATAAAATCCCAGAGTTGAAACAGGCTACCACTTTCTGTGCTCCGTGGCACAATAATCCCAGTCTCTAATAAGACAATTTACCCACATGCTTGAGATGCCCCAGTGATTGCCAGCACTCGTGCCAGCTGAGTCAAACAAGGACAGTCCGATGAGAGAGATGGTGGGAGCAATTGTTAGCGGTCCAATGAAGCGCATGAGGAGGCCGATGAGGCCGGAGAAACCAACAAACACCTGAAGGAGTGAGCCCACCATAATGGACCCCTGGAGCTGCAGAAAGAtacaaggaaggaaggaaaagaagacaAGTGTGTCAAAATGATCACAAAGCTATTTGCAGTAATTAGCATCGTCATTTCTTTACCACATGCAATTAACAAAATCCTTCTGCCATGTCTGCCATGCTGATGTTGGGGTCAGTTGTGAGGCCACTTTGAAAATTTGGACCGCATTACTTTTAAATAGCTGTGGTTGTCATTGTTGCTGACCACAGCAGGGTGATCTttattgttttcagtgtgtgtgtgtgtcatcaagGCAAATTGTCAAAATGTAGCCACAGGAGTGGTTTCCATTAGTTCGGCAAGTGATTAAGGACAgactcccccacacacacacacacaccaaaagcaTCACAACTTTGCGAGTTAAATGTGGTTAAAAAGCTCAGAAGGTTTACGTACCACTCTCATTCGACTCTGCCACACTTCTGTAAACTCTGCTGAGCTGGTGTTGACCAGGCTCGCATTTTGGGTCCAATCAGGACATCTCCACTCCGGCATAGACAGCATTGCCATTGACGGTGCCAGCAATGTGAATGTGCCACCTTGGAGGATGGGAAGcctgaaaataaagatggaaaTCACAGTGATGGAagatgagaggagaaaaaattaaaattaggCTGCATGTTTTATGATATGAAAATGCAATAGAGACTGTTCCAAGTGCACATGATAAATCTGTTAATGTAAATCATGTGAAGGAAGAGAGTGACTGTCCAATGAAACAAACAGCCGACTGTGAGAAGTGAGTCAAAATCATCAGCTGTCAGAATCACTCCCCTTATTCTGCTCATTTTACAGTACTATCATCACTCCTTAGCAGAGGCTGAACTAACAATAATACTGAGTGCAACATGTGCAGTTGACTCTGAAATCCAGCCAGAATAATCAAAAGAGAAGCCCCAAAGGAATACTGAAGAAACATagctaaataataaaattaacaatATGTTTTgatagaattttttttgtccattagttgctgtttgttttcttttttgtttgtttatttatttactgtttttttgtttttgttttaatcagtgCCAGTAAACATACAAAGTGCTTTTCTCTGAGCTGCTTTCCTGGTTCTTAGAGAGCGTCAGGTTCGCTAAGCCGGCGGAATGTGGATTTAGCAGGAACTGGATTCCAAACATAATAAGATGGAAATTCCTTCCCTAATCCAACTGTGATACCAATATTCAGTGAGGCTGAGTACAAGTTCAGAGCTGCAAAACACAACTTCAGCTTGTCGTCCTTCAAATCAAAATCTGTTACATCACGCAGCTTCATCTCTGTGTATGTCACAACTATCAGTGTATGATTTTCTTAACACTTTGTGAGGGGGATTTTGTCTGTTTCCTTTTCGACTTATAGTTTCATATAATCCTATATATTCCAAGTATACTGGGCATAGTAGTACAAAGACAACCAAATCATCACAGTAAggtacaaaagaaaaacaattgtTTTTCAACAGTTCAGTCGTGGTGCAAAATTACCAtttcaaattatatttatcTTATCAAGTTCAGCTACAGTATACTCCCCCTCTGATAATCTTTTAGATAGAGACTGTTCCCACCAACAGAGTTGTTTATGGCTGCATACTGACTTTGGCGGAGCTCACAGATCAATAAAGATTAGATGGAAATCTAAAAGGTTGTTCTGTTCTACTCATTTAATGGGAAAGAGCAGCATGGTTAATTCCACATTAATGCCATCTGCTGTACTGCTGCACTTCTGTGTTTAAGCATGGCCCAATGCAACATGGGAAATCCTCAGCTAGTTAATTACAGGCAATTAACCCGAGATGGAGGActctttaattaaataaaaccaaagccTCCAAAGCCGCCTTATTCACTGCTTCTCCGTCTCTTTCTTACCTAACGCCAAAGGTAACTTGCAACAGAGTGCAAATGCCAGAGACGAAGAAGATGGTACTGATGAGGTGGCTTTGTGAGACGCCATCATGTTGTAGACACAACCCCTGAGACAAGATTAATGGAATGGCGATGATACCTCCAAATGCCGTCAAACAATGCTGAGAAAGCAAAGGGggaaaaatgtcagtttgttgATGTGGTGTGTTTATTTAATGACTGATGTTGATAAATTGGGGGAATTTGAGGGAATAATCTGCCTCAGCGAGGTGCATGAATTATGAAATGCCTGTGAAACGCATTCACACTGAAGCCATGACAGATGCTGtgagaaacataaaacacactcTCACTGAATCAAATGTGTCTGATGCAAATTTGACTATCAGGTCTACATTATTAAAGCCAACCAATCATTAAGCATGAAACCGAAATGATAATATGACACAGTGGCCATATCCGCATTGTTATACGAATCAGCAGCTTTATCCGGAAAGGAGCTGAGTCACATTATGAAAACTCTGGCCGCTGACTTACCTGGATGCCGAGAATGATGCACAGGTACCAAGGAGGAACGTCTGTTACACAATATGCAAGCTTGTTGCTGTCTCCATCCACAAAGGAGTCCTGATTATCTTTATTTTTGGGGCCAGGTAGATCACAGAAGCGTGTTTCAAGCTTCAATGA contains:
- the slc23a4 gene encoding xan_ur_permease domain-containing protein, coding for MAPERDTNGHDNHAFSLETRFCDLPGPKNKDNQDSFVDGDSNKLAYCVTDVPPWYLCIILGIQHCLTAFGGIIAIPLILSQGLCLQHDGVSQSHLISTIFFVSGICTLLQVTFGVRLPILQGGTFTLLAPSMAMLSMPEWRCPDWTQNASLVNTSSAEFTEVWQSRMRVLQGSIMVGSLLQVFVGFSGLIGLLMRFIGPLTIAPTISLIGLSLFDSAGTSAGNHWGISSMTTALIILFSQYLRQVPVPFPMYNRDKRWHTSCVYVFQILSILLGITLSWLICYILTICDVLPADPEQYGYLARTDLKGDVVGQAPWLNFPYPGQWGSPTVSLAGVVGIFAGVISSMIESVGDYHACARLSGAPPPPKHAINRGIGIEGIGCLLAGAWGTGNGTTSYSENVGALGITKVGSRMVIVASGVLMIVMGMFGKVGAVFTTIPSPVIGGMFMVMFGVITAAGVSNLQYADMNSSRNILIFGFSMFSGLVIPNWILKNPNAIATGVVELDQMLQVLLTTGMFVGGFFGFVLDNTIPGSKQERGILAWNKSHEEDSTNTLESGEVYDLPFGISVSSSSWLRYIPFCPAGGSNSG